CGACCATCAAGGTGCTAGAAAGTGATAAGAAAGGAGCTTGTCACCTGGGCTGGTATTGGGTGTATCATGCTCCACTGGACGGACTGGTCCTGATGGACTATCAGCCTACTCGCGGTGCAGTAGCTACCAAAGAAATGCTGGCGCACTTTAAGGGGTATCTCCAAAGTGATGGCTACGGCGTATACGAAAAAATAGGCCAGCGGCCCGAGGTCATCCCGGTAGCCTGCTGGGCGCATGCCCGAAGGGAATTTGAACGGGCACTGGAAAACGATAAGGTCAGGGCCGCTAAAGCACTCGAGTTGATCCAGCAGCTCTACGCGGTGGAGCGCAAAGCTAAAGAAGCACAGCTGCCGGCCGATCAACGCAAGCAATTACGTCTGGATGAAGCACTTCCGGTACTCAACGAGCTCGGTAAATGGATCTTCGCCGAGGTAAAAAACACCTTGCCCAAAAGCCAGATTGGAAAGGCGATGCGCTATGCCATGGCACGATGGGATAAGCTCAGCGTGTATCTCCAGGATGGCAGCCTGCAGATCGACAATAATGCCATCGAGAATGCCATACGCCCCATCGCTTTGGGACGCAAAAACTTTTTGTTTGCAGGAACGCATGAGGCTGCTGCGCGGGCGGGGATGATCTATTCGTTCTTTGCCATCTGCAAGAAAAATGAGGTCAATCCTTTCGGGTGGTTAAAATACGCACTGGAAAACATCATGACCATCAACCACAAGAATATCCGGGACCTCTATCCCCAGAACTTTAAGAAATTAACTGAACTTTAAAAGACGGGGTTCGTCGGGCGGATACTTTTGGCAAGAACAATTTGATTTATCCTATCAGTAAAACCGATATATTTCCGAAAATAAGAGTCGGAACTTTTATGCCAATTCTTGTTTAGAGACATCAGGCTATCTCTATACATCTGGTCATTCCTATAGAGATCTTGAAGGAGTTTTTTTATATCACTTTTTGAGTAATTGCTGATATCCATATTCGGCTTAACAATACTGATGGCTGAATCGATCATATCAGTCTTAGTTTGGACAGTGTTAAAATATGGAAATAGTGAAACTGATTCTTTACTTGCTTGAGTGTTACTATTACTCGCATTCTTGGTTTGTCCTTTTGAACATGAGTTAAGAAACAATAATGCTGCTAATAATGAGATTTTATATGTCATAAAAATTTAGTTTCCTGACTTGGGTTTGTTAGTTGTCCAGATCAGCCATGGATTTGTCACAAAAGGGAGCAGGGTGAACTAAGGCATCGATGCCGGCATCAATCGCTTCCCGCCAGGTGGAAGCGCCCATATGACCGATTACTTTCTTTTTGTACTTGTGTGCTTCCTCAATAATTGCTTTTAAGATTTGTGGCGGAACTGTTGCATATATTTTTATGAAATCCACCTTTGCATTCACCTGGCGCCTTACCTCAGCACGGGCTTCCTCCGGAGTATTGACAAGTACTGACATTGTCTTAAATTCAGGGGTAGAAGATTCTATGAGTGGCCCACAGGTAAAAATTCTGGGACCGATCAATCTGTCTGAATCAATAATCTTTTTTAATAAAAGGCCTTCTTCCAGGAAATCTCCTGTTTCTCTTACCGAGGTAATCCCGTAATAAAGCAAACTCCGCACACCCCATTCTGAAGCCTGTTGGTTATATTCCACAGAAGCCTGAGGTACCCCATCTGTCACTTTTATTGTCCGGTAGCTCATGGTAAGATGTCCATGCATATCATAAAGGCCGGGAATAACGAATTTATCATGCGCATCGATTAAAGTAGTAAAATGGTAATTATTTTTCTCACTGGTGTCTTTTATTGCTTCGATCCTGCCGTCATTTATAAGTATGAGTTTGTTCGTTTGAGGCGTGTCACCATTTCCATCAATGAGCGTACCTGCAACAATTCCCATATCATACCTTGAACAAGCGGCAACAAACAACAGTATAGGTGTAAAAGAAATAAAAAGTAGGAATTTATGTTTTAGCATGTGGGCAAGTCTAATCAATTTCATATTTATTAGTCTTGGTTATGAGTGTTATCAGGATGTTGTGCACAACGGTTTTCGGCTTGACGATGTGGCGTTTTTTTTGAACAAAAATTCAATAGAACTCCTAATGTTGAACCTTGCATAAATATTTCACAGAAGCACTTCAGCCGCCATATTTCCAAACCGATGTTAGCGGTTCGACTTTTTTGTTTCCCAATATTCTTTTTTTAATTTAAACCAATCTGTCAAGTCTCCCTCATAGTCAAACGTCTCTTGAAAGTCAAAACCTAATTTAGTTAGGACTTTTTTTGAGTTCGCATTTTTGGGGTCAGTTATTGCAAATATTGAATCAACATTCAAGTTTTTAAATCCATAATCTAAAATTGCAATTGAAGATTCTGTCGCAAAGCCTTTCCCCCAATGCTTTTTCTTAAACCGATAACCAAGCTCATAAAAATTAATGTGATTGTTTAGAGGCTCTCTAAAATATTTTAATCCTGACCAACCCACACATTCGTTTGTTACTTTGTCAACTACTGCCCAACGAGCAATTCCATTTTCCACGTATTGCTTTTTAAGCATTTCAATCACTTTTTTTATTTCGTCAATTGATTTTACAGGATTGTTTTCAATATACAAATGCACTTCTGGGTCAGAGTCCATTTCGAATAAGTCATTTTCGTCTGTATATTCTAACTCTCTTAAAATTAGGCGTTCTGTTTCAATAATTGTTTTCATTCAGTCTATGGTGAGATTCTTTTAAACTTCTGACTAACATACAAAAAAGCTGCTTTTAAAAGGCATTAAAACCCAGCGCCTGATTAGTCAGACCGAATTTATCGATTTGTTTCCGGATCCGTTTGACCAAACCCAGTTTTCATTTCTGATCCAAGAACAAGTATCCTTCAGGGTTAATGTAGGTTGCACCAAGCAGGTTCCAAATAATTACCGCTAATTCCAACAAAGAAAAGATACCACGAGGAAACTGTAAAGATGGGGTTGGTCGGGTGCTTACGGACAAGCCGGTAAACAGCCTGCTGAAAAGATGCCCCTGCTGTAAAAGGGGCAATTTGGTTACCATCGCCGTTTTC
Above is a window of Solitalea lacus DNA encoding:
- the tnpC gene encoding IS66 family transposase codes for the protein MDMALENLSKENLIALLKEKDTSIERRDAAIESYQKINSSLQEEVDYLKQQVELFKRMQFGQKRERFEGDPAQGVLPFEAPAEEVALQEETIKEQITYTRKRQSAHKGRAALPAHLPVEEVEIYPQGDLSEMVCIGKEVTEELECEPARFFIRRYIRYKYAAKSGEGVTTGELPERVIDKGIPGAGLLAMILTDKYVDHLPLYRQKQRFARENIPIASSTLEGWVKQGLERLEPLFEQLKFDIKAKGYLQVDETTIKVLESDKKGACHLGWYWVYHAPLDGLVLMDYQPTRGAVATKEMLAHFKGYLQSDGYGVYEKIGQRPEVIPVACWAHARREFERALENDKVRAAKALELIQQLYAVERKAKEAQLPADQRKQLRLDEALPVLNELGKWIFAEVKNTLPKSQIGKAMRYAMARWDKLSVYLQDGSLQIDNNAIENAIRPIALGRKNFLFAGTHEAAARAGMIYSFFAICKKNEVNPFGWLKYALENIMTINHKNIRDLYPQNFKKLTEL
- a CDS encoding amidohydrolase family protein — translated: MKLIRLAHMLKHKFLLFISFTPILLFVAACSRYDMGIVAGTLIDGNGDTPQTNKLILINDGRIEAIKDTSEKNNYHFTTLIDAHDKFVIPGLYDMHGHLTMSYRTIKVTDGVPQASVEYNQQASEWGVRSLLYYGITSVRETGDFLEEGLLLKKIIDSDRLIGPRIFTCGPLIESSTPEFKTMSVLVNTPEEARAEVRRQVNAKVDFIKIYATVPPQILKAIIEEAHKYKKKVIGHMGASTWREAIDAGIDALVHPAPFCDKSMADLDN
- a CDS encoding GNAT family N-acetyltransferase, producing MKTIIETERLILRELEYTDENDLFEMDSDPEVHLYIENNPVKSIDEIKKVIEMLKKQYVENGIARWAVVDKVTNECVGWSGLKYFREPLNNHINFYELGYRFKKKHWGKGFATESSIAILDYGFKNLNVDSIFAITDPKNANSKKVLTKLGFDFQETFDYEGDLTDWFKLKKEYWETKKSNR